A portion of the Deltaproteobacteria bacterium genome contains these proteins:
- a CDS encoding Rieske (2Fe-2S) protein — translation MGVTYIPVARADELEPGQRKAVELNGRALVVTRLENDYFAFSRYCPHESADLMNGPILAGKVRCDNHGYCFDLHSGECVLPKGADPLTVLPVEERGEELCIRIEW, via the coding sequence GTGGGAGTGACCTACATACCGGTGGCGCGCGCGGATGAATTGGAGCCGGGGCAGCGCAAGGCGGTGGAGTTGAACGGGCGCGCGCTCGTGGTGACGCGCCTGGAGAACGATTACTTCGCGTTCTCGCGCTACTGTCCGCACGAGAGCGCGGACCTGATGAACGGCCCGATCCTTGCGGGCAAGGTGCGCTGCGACAACCATGGCTATTGTTTCGACCTCCACTCGGGGGAGTGCGTGCTGCCCAAGGGCGCGGACCCGCTGACGGTGTTGCCGGTGGAGGAGCGCGGCGAGGAACTTTGCATCCGCATCGAGTGGTAG
- a CDS encoding amidohydrolase family protein has protein sequence MEYDLLIRGGRVADGSGLPSHTADVGVKNGKIVGVGRLGGSANRTIDASGLVVAPGFIDHHTHMDAQILWDPYGTSEPQHGITSIVMGNCGLALAPVSDGGEEALVKSFVRVEAIPRFALEKGVTWGWHSYGEYLDSLEGKLGINAGGLVGHIAVRQNVMGEESVERKATAGEVKTMKGLVRGAMEAGALGFSTNRNERHMREDGKPVASRLADDEELYALCDVLGKMNSGIIETILGRNKMEHFDIYHDLASRTQRPIIWQSVHHRWAEPTLWQEQLDAVSRIFRDGYRAYGLSQTVPLVRHFNLQNAQLFDEFPTWKNIMFLPVEVRQQAFADPDTRAKLREDLATKRLTNFHRRWDIVQVEKVVKEENKRYEGKSVADMAAMRNQDPVDAFLDLSLDEGLLTTFQNANTGGDAQAMGEILRSPYVLVGTSDAGAHVMYGADFGYGTTLLGLWVRERGIMTLEEAVHKLTFHVASVYGLEGRGLIRPGYAADLTLFDPDTVRAYEPEWADDYPAGTKRLIQRSDGIHYTIVNGGVIYDDGRLSGDLPGQVLRGGGYAPSRAAAA, from the coding sequence ATGGAATATGATCTGCTGATACGCGGCGGGCGCGTGGCCGACGGTTCCGGGCTGCCGTCCCATACGGCGGACGTGGGCGTGAAAAACGGCAAGATCGTCGGGGTGGGCCGCCTCGGCGGCTCGGCGAACAGGACCATCGACGCCAGCGGGCTGGTGGTGGCGCCGGGTTTCATCGACCACCACACGCACATGGACGCGCAGATCCTCTGGGATCCCTACGGCACTTCCGAGCCGCAGCACGGCATCACCTCCATCGTCATGGGCAACTGCGGGCTGGCGCTGGCGCCGGTGAGCGACGGCGGCGAGGAGGCCCTGGTGAAGAGCTTCGTGCGCGTGGAGGCGATCCCGCGCTTCGCCCTGGAGAAGGGCGTGACCTGGGGCTGGCACAGCTACGGCGAATACCTCGATTCCCTGGAGGGCAAGCTCGGCATCAACGCCGGCGGCCTGGTGGGGCACATCGCGGTGCGGCAGAACGTCATGGGCGAGGAATCGGTGGAGCGCAAGGCCACGGCCGGCGAGGTGAAGACGATGAAGGGCCTCGTGCGCGGGGCCATGGAGGCGGGCGCGCTCGGGTTCTCCACCAACCGCAACGAGCGGCACATGCGCGAGGACGGCAAGCCCGTGGCGAGCCGGCTGGCGGACGACGAGGAGCTCTACGCCCTGTGCGACGTGCTCGGAAAGATGAACAGCGGCATCATCGAGACCATCCTGGGCCGCAACAAGATGGAGCACTTCGACATCTACCACGATCTGGCGAGCCGGACGCAGCGCCCGATCATCTGGCAGAGCGTGCACCATCGCTGGGCCGAGCCCACCCTCTGGCAGGAGCAGTTGGACGCGGTGTCGCGCATCTTCCGGGACGGCTACCGCGCCTACGGCCTCAGTCAGACGGTGCCGCTGGTGCGCCACTTCAATCTGCAGAACGCCCAGCTCTTCGACGAGTTCCCCACCTGGAAGAACATCATGTTCCTGCCCGTGGAGGTGCGCCAGCAGGCCTTCGCCGACCCGGACACGCGCGCCAAGCTGCGTGAGGACCTGGCCACCAAACGCCTGACCAATTTTCACCGGCGCTGGGACATCGTGCAGGTGGAGAAGGTGGTCAAGGAAGAGAACAAGCGCTACGAGGGCAAGAGCGTGGCGGACATGGCGGCCATGCGCAACCAGGATCCGGTGGACGCCTTCCTCGACCTGTCGCTGGACGAGGGGCTGCTCACCACCTTCCAGAACGCCAACACGGGCGGCGATGCCCAGGCCATGGGCGAGATCCTGCGCAGCCCCTATGTGCTGGTGGGGACGTCGGACGCCGGCGCCCACGTGATGTACGGCGCCGACTTCGGCTACGGCACCACGCTGCTGGGCCTGTGGGTGCGCGAGCGCGGCATCATGACGCTGGAAGAGGCGGTGCACAAGCTCACCTTCCACGTGGCCTCCGTCTACGGGCTGGAAGGCCGGGGGCTGATCCGGCCGGGCTACGCCGCGGATCTCACCCTGTTCGATCCCGACACCGTGCGCGCCTACGAGCCGGAGTGGGCCGATGACTACCCGGCCGGGACCAAACGGCTGATCCAGCGTTCCGACGGCATCCACTACACCATCGTCAACGGCGGCGTGATCTACGACGACGGCCGCCTGAGCGGCGACCTGCCGGGCCAGGTGCTGCGCGGCGGCGGTTACGCGCCCAGCAGGGCGGCGGCCGCGTAG
- a CDS encoding xanthine dehydrogenase family protein molybdopterin-binding subunit yields the protein MDLKVVGQPVGRVEGPDKVSGRMVYTADVDVPEALWGRCLRSTMAHARLARVDASRARQVPGVRAVLTGADVPDFRVGVSLQDLPVLARDKVRFIGDKIAAVAAETADAAEQALALIEVEYEELPAVAGIEEALADGAPVIHEGLADYAGVPGRPEDRANALSLKEHSAGDAARAMADAEVVVEHTFRTPGVHQVYLEPHATVVSAGDPGRIDVWASCKAPFRLKQMLAAQLELDEANIHVHGVALGGDFGGKGSQMDVPVCYYLSRAAGRPVKMVMNYTEELMAGDPRHPSVMRVKLGARRDGTLTALDSDIYFDTGAYSGFKPSEIDGTFIVNAYRIADYAIRTYNVYTNGVPGGYMKSPGQPQTVFAIESLLDMLARELDMDPVALRLQNLMQDGDELPNKRAMQKIRCRETLEAALAAAGWNDAPAGPDTGRGMALSFRHTGGSGTVNLELTCDAGGGVTVLTAIPDIGTGTHTLLRQITAEMLTLPADRVQVARGDTDTFETDAEPGGSKITAMVGRGLVEAVQELRDRMTEAAAQALACKPDAVALADGLFTAGAASLAFADVAGKLIAEEKALSVRKSYRPERSPVPAFFVQVAEVAVDRETGTVDVKKVVTAHDVGTVINPLGHQGQIDGGFVQGLGYAVMEEMVKDGPRVTTLNLGDYCVPCVKDLPALETVLVEDQTGPGPYNAKAIGEMSIVATAPAIANAVENAVGVRILDLPITAEKVYNALQEG from the coding sequence ATGGATCTCAAGGTCGTAGGGCAACCGGTAGGACGCGTGGAGGGGCCGGACAAGGTTTCCGGGCGAATGGTGTACACGGCGGACGTGGACGTGCCGGAGGCGTTGTGGGGCAGGTGTTTGCGCAGCACCATGGCGCATGCCCGGCTGGCGCGCGTGGACGCGTCCCGGGCGCGGCAGGTGCCGGGGGTACGCGCGGTGCTGACGGGCGCCGACGTGCCCGATTTCCGCGTGGGCGTGAGCCTTCAGGACCTGCCCGTGCTGGCGCGCGACAAGGTGCGCTTCATCGGCGACAAGATCGCGGCGGTGGCGGCGGAGACGGCGGACGCGGCCGAACAGGCGCTGGCGCTCATCGAGGTGGAGTACGAGGAGCTGCCCGCGGTGGCCGGCATCGAGGAAGCCCTGGCCGACGGGGCGCCGGTGATCCACGAGGGGCTCGCGGACTACGCCGGCGTGCCCGGCCGCCCGGAGGACCGGGCCAACGCCCTGTCCCTCAAGGAACACAGCGCCGGCGACGCGGCGCGCGCCATGGCGGACGCCGAGGTCGTGGTCGAGCACACCTTCCGCACGCCCGGGGTGCACCAAGTGTACCTGGAACCCCACGCCACCGTGGTATCGGCCGGAGACCCGGGCCGCATCGACGTGTGGGCGTCGTGCAAGGCGCCGTTCCGGCTCAAGCAGATGCTGGCCGCGCAACTGGAGCTGGACGAGGCGAACATCCACGTCCACGGCGTCGCCCTTGGCGGCGACTTCGGCGGCAAGGGCTCCCAGATGGACGTGCCGGTCTGCTACTACCTGTCCAGGGCCGCGGGGCGCCCGGTGAAGATGGTGATGAACTACACCGAGGAACTCATGGCCGGCGACCCGCGCCACCCCTCGGTGATGCGCGTCAAGCTCGGGGCCCGGCGCGACGGTACCCTGACGGCCCTGGACAGCGACATCTACTTCGACACCGGCGCCTACTCCGGCTTCAAGCCCTCGGAGATCGATGGCACCTTCATCGTCAACGCCTACCGCATCGCCGACTACGCCATCCGTACCTACAACGTCTACACCAACGGCGTGCCCGGCGGTTACATGAAGTCGCCGGGGCAGCCGCAGACGGTGTTCGCCATCGAGTCGCTGCTGGACATGCTGGCGCGGGAGCTGGACATGGACCCGGTGGCGCTGCGGCTCCAGAACCTGATGCAGGACGGCGACGAGCTGCCCAACAAGCGCGCCATGCAGAAGATCCGCTGCCGCGAGACCCTGGAGGCCGCGCTCGCGGCGGCGGGATGGAACGACGCGCCCGCCGGCCCCGACACCGGCCGGGGCATGGCCCTCTCCTTCCGCCACACCGGCGGCAGCGGCACGGTCAACCTGGAGCTCACCTGCGACGCCGGCGGCGGGGTCACGGTGCTCACCGCCATCCCCGACATCGGCACGGGCACGCACACCCTGCTGCGCCAGATCACCGCCGAGATGCTGACCCTGCCGGCGGACCGCGTGCAGGTGGCGCGCGGCGACACCGACACCTTCGAGACCGACGCCGAGCCCGGCGGCAGCAAGATCACCGCCATGGTGGGGCGCGGCCTGGTGGAAGCGGTGCAGGAACTGCGCGACCGGATGACCGAGGCGGCCGCCCAGGCCCTCGCCTGCAAGCCCGACGCGGTCGCCCTGGCGGACGGCCTCTTCACGGCCGGCGCCGCATCGCTGGCGTTCGCCGACGTGGCCGGAAAGCTCATCGCCGAGGAGAAGGCGCTGTCCGTGCGCAAGTCCTACCGTCCCGAGCGCTCGCCGGTGCCGGCTTTCTTCGTCCAGGTGGCGGAGGTGGCGGTGGACCGGGAGACCGGCACCGTGGACGTGAAGAAGGTGGTGACGGCCCACGACGTCGGCACCGTCATCAACCCCTTGGGGCACCAGGGACAGATCGACGGCGGCTTCGTGCAGGGCCTGGGTTACGCGGTGATGGAAGAGATGGTCAAGGACGGGCCACGGGTCACGACCCTCAACCTCGGCGACTACTGCGTGCCGTGCGTCAAGGACCTGCCAGCGCTGGAGACCGTGCTGGTGGAGGACCAGACCGGTCCCGGTCCCTACAACGCCAAGGCCATCGGGGAAATGAGCATCGTGGCCACGGCGCCGGCCATCGCCAACGCGGTGGAAAACGCGGTGGGGGTGCGCATCCTGGACCTGCCCATCACCGCGGAGAAGGTGTACAACGCGTTGCAGGAGGGGTGA
- a CDS encoding nitroreductase family protein — protein MDTHGLLDVMAARRSVRVYKSGRVTDEQLRLMFEAARLAPSGANSQPWEFIVTRDRAKMRKVRAIYSAEWNQRKLEDPVNYKGLKKDYVGDVSALVLVCGDARTRRVYLTTRQPSDREKLFQANVANAVEHMMLAAASMGFGTVWVSVRKEVEPELRALFEVPRPLRLLWVMPVGLPRAWPKPKPRRKVDDFVHWETYDRDKLRPESRITSWPKS, from the coding sequence ATGGACACACATGGACTGCTGGATGTGATGGCGGCGCGCCGCAGCGTGCGCGTTTACAAGAGCGGGCGGGTGACGGACGAGCAGCTACGGCTCATGTTCGAGGCGGCCCGGCTCGCACCGTCCGGAGCCAACAGCCAACCGTGGGAGTTCATCGTGACCCGGGACCGGGCGAAGATGCGCAAGGTCCGGGCGATCTATTCCGCCGAGTGGAACCAGCGCAAGCTCGAGGATCCGGTGAACTACAAGGGGCTCAAGAAGGACTACGTGGGCGACGTGAGCGCCCTGGTCCTGGTGTGCGGCGACGCCCGCACCCGCCGGGTCTACCTCACCACGCGTCAGCCCTCGGACCGTGAGAAGCTCTTCCAGGCCAACGTGGCCAACGCGGTGGAGCACATGATGCTGGCGGCGGCGAGCATGGGCTTCGGCACGGTGTGGGTCTCGGTGCGCAAGGAGGTGGAGCCGGAGCTGCGCGCGCTGTTCGAGGTGCCGCGCCCGCTGCGCCTGCTATGGGTGATGCCCGTGGGGCTCCCGCGCGCCTGGCCCAAACCCAAGCCGCGCCGCAAGGTAGACGACTTCGTCCACTGGGAAACCTACGACCGGGACAAGCTGCGCCCGGAGTCGCGGATCACGTCCTGGCCCAAGTCGTAG
- a CDS encoding NAD(+)/NADH kinase, whose product MASLTTLWYFCRRTMINVVGIVAKYGEEKAEKIMRGTIPWLEGRGMEVLVEAEFGTAGGSVARKEEMAERADLIVVLGGDGTLLSIARLVERPEVPIVGVNLGGLGYITEIALDELEEVLASTIAENYTIEKRMTLQVSISGKDGVQHLRILNDAVITKGARSKIIDLETYVGSDYLCTYRADGLIISTPTGSTAYSLAAGGPILHPAMSAIILCPICPHTLTTNRPIVIASDARIRSTLRSSGDTVILIPDGQEGILLNNGDRVEVRRHKSPVSLVRLPTRSYFDVLRNKLKWGER is encoded by the coding sequence ATGGCATCCTTGACTACCCTGTGGTACTTCTGCCGCAGGACCATGATCAACGTCGTCGGAATCGTTGCGAAGTACGGAGAGGAGAAGGCCGAGAAGATCATGCGCGGGACCATTCCGTGGCTGGAGGGCCGCGGCATGGAGGTGCTCGTGGAGGCCGAGTTCGGCACCGCGGGCGGCAGCGTCGCGCGCAAGGAGGAAATGGCCGAACGCGCCGACCTGATCGTCGTCCTGGGCGGAGACGGCACGCTCCTGAGCATCGCCCGCCTGGTGGAACGGCCCGAGGTGCCCATCGTCGGGGTCAACCTCGGGGGCCTCGGCTACATCACCGAGATCGCGTTGGACGAGCTCGAAGAGGTGCTCGCCAGCACCATCGCGGAGAACTACACCATCGAGAAACGCATGACCTTGCAGGTCAGCATTTCGGGCAAGGACGGCGTACAGCACCTCCGTATCCTCAACGACGCTGTCATCACCAAGGGCGCCCGCTCCAAGATCATCGACCTGGAGACCTACGTCGGCAGTGATTACCTGTGCACGTACCGGGCCGACGGTCTCATCATCTCCACGCCCACGGGATCGACCGCGTATTCGCTGGCGGCCGGCGGCCCGATTCTTCACCCGGCCATGAGCGCCATCATCCTCTGTCCCATCTGTCCGCACACGCTGACCACCAACCGGCCCATCGTCATCGCCAGCGACGCCCGTATCCGGTCGACCCTGAGGTCCTCCGGGGACACCGTCATCCTGATCCCCGACGGCCAGGAAGGCATACTCCTGAACAACGGCGACCGCGTGGAGGTGCGCCGGCACAAGTCGCCGGTGTCGCTGGTACGCCTCCCGACGCGGTCGTACTTCGACGTGCTGCGCAACAAGCTCAAGTGGGGAGAGCGCTAG
- the recN gene encoding DNA repair protein RecN, which yields MLQQLRIRNIAVIDQAELELGLGLNVLTGETGAGKTMVLAALNLILGGRASSDLIREGETEATVEALFGDLPAPTRGALEAAGCGDDDELVLKRVVNRGGRGRIYLNGSLASRSLLSEIAPGLIHIYGQHEQHTLLRTETHLALLDAHGGLEHKAAAMRERFTAFADAWRRVCDLREKLADAAREEAFLRAQADEIEDARLEPGEEDALLDRRRLIVHSEKLYQTCKEGESLLYEDDNAVVGALGRFLPRLRDMAEIDGTLSEAVTLLEGSVAQLDEAAAAIRQYADRLHFDPRELERLEDRLAEINRLRRKYRASVEEILALAERAREELTAIDRGEESLAALTREFEAARDAAWKLAEELSRLRRRAAKTLQRRMEQETAQIGLPNTTFEVRFRARADTRDQPPFVMGDRRIGPDGVDDIEFFFSPNPGHEVRPLARIASGGELSRLMLALKSVVLSGSEIPTLLFDEVDAGIGGGVAEMVGRKLATVAQSRQVICVTHLAPIAALARSHYVVEKTVDRGRTFTTVRKLEEAERVRELARMLAGVEVTAQAERHAAEMLKVDQPGRT from the coding sequence ATGCTGCAGCAGCTTCGCATCCGCAACATCGCCGTCATCGACCAGGCCGAGCTGGAGCTTGGGCTTGGGCTGAACGTGCTCACGGGCGAGACGGGCGCCGGCAAGACCATGGTCCTCGCCGCCTTGAACCTCATCCTCGGAGGCCGGGCGTCGTCCGACCTGATCCGCGAAGGCGAAACCGAGGCCACCGTGGAGGCCCTGTTCGGAGACCTGCCCGCGCCCACGCGCGGCGCCCTCGAGGCGGCCGGCTGCGGAGACGACGACGAACTGGTGCTGAAGAGAGTCGTGAACCGCGGGGGCCGCGGCCGCATCTATCTCAACGGCAGCCTGGCCTCGCGCTCGCTCCTGTCCGAAATCGCCCCCGGCCTCATCCACATCTACGGACAACACGAGCAGCACACGCTGCTGCGCACCGAAACCCACCTCGCCCTGCTCGACGCCCACGGCGGCCTCGAGCACAAGGCCGCCGCCATGAGGGAGCGCTTCACGGCGTTCGCGGACGCCTGGCGACGGGTGTGCGATCTCCGGGAGAAGCTCGCGGACGCGGCTCGGGAAGAAGCCTTCCTGCGTGCCCAGGCGGATGAGATCGAAGACGCGAGGCTCGAACCCGGCGAAGAGGATGCCCTGCTCGACAGGCGCCGGCTGATCGTCCATTCCGAGAAGCTCTACCAGACCTGCAAGGAAGGCGAGAGCCTCCTCTACGAGGATGACAACGCCGTGGTGGGAGCGCTGGGACGGTTCCTCCCGCGCCTCCGTGACATGGCGGAGATCGACGGCACGCTGTCCGAGGCGGTGACGCTGCTGGAAGGATCGGTGGCGCAACTCGATGAGGCCGCGGCAGCAATCCGCCAGTATGCGGACCGGCTGCATTTCGACCCGCGGGAGCTGGAACGGCTCGAAGACCGTCTGGCCGAGATCAACCGGCTGAGGCGAAAATACCGCGCGTCGGTGGAAGAGATCCTGGCGCTGGCCGAACGGGCGAGGGAAGAGCTCACGGCCATCGACCGCGGCGAGGAGAGTCTGGCCGCGCTGACGCGGGAGTTCGAGGCGGCCCGGGATGCCGCGTGGAAACTGGCGGAGGAACTGTCGCGCCTGCGCAGGCGCGCGGCCAAGACGCTCCAGCGCCGCATGGAGCAGGAAACCGCCCAGATAGGACTGCCCAACACGACCTTCGAGGTGCGTTTTCGCGCGCGCGCCGACACCCGCGACCAGCCGCCGTTCGTGATGGGAGACAGGCGCATCGGGCCGGACGGGGTCGACGACATCGAGTTCTTCTTCTCGCCGAACCCGGGCCACGAGGTCCGGCCCCTCGCCAGGATCGCCTCGGGCGGCGAACTGTCGCGCCTCATGCTGGCGCTCAAGTCCGTCGTGTTGAGCGGGAGCGAGATCCCCACCCTGCTGTTCGACGAGGTGGATGCCGGCATCGGCGGAGGCGTGGCCGAGATGGTGGGCCGCAAGCTCGCCACCGTGGCGCAGTCCCGCCAGGTGATCTGCGTGACCCACCTCGCCCCCATCGCTGCCCTGGCGCGCTCTCACTACGTGGTGGAGAAGACCGTCGATCGGGGCCGCACCTTCACCACGGTACGGAAGCTCGAAGAGGCGGAGCGCGTGCGCGAGCTGGCACGGATGCTGGCGGGCGTGGAGGTGACCGCGCAGGCGGAACGGCATGCCGCCGAGATGCTCAAGGTCGACCAGCCCGGCCGGACGTAG